In the Actinomycetes bacterium genome, GGCCGGCCGGCTGTCCATCCGGCTGGACGAGCGCCCTCCGTTCGATCGCACCCGATAGCCCCTCCCCGTCCGCAACCCCTCCACCCGCAGAAGGGACCCTTCCTGCGGGGCTGGGCGGGCGGTGTTGGGTCAGTCGGCGTCCAGGACCGGGTACTCGCTGAGCCCGAGGACCCGCCAGCCGCGGTCGGGGAAGCCAGATGCGTCGGCGACCCGGGCCGAGGCCAGGTTGTCCGGGCCGTGCAGGTAGGTCGGGACGGCGCCGAGGTCGAGCACGTGGCGGGCGGCCTGCGCAACCAGCCGGCGGGCCAGTCCCCGGCCACGGCCGCGCGGCTCGGTGACCACGGCCAGCTCGTGCCCGGCCGGGTCGTGCCGCTTGATGCCGACCCCGGCCAGGTAGCGGCCATCGTCGTCGAGGGCCATCAGCACCTGCCCGCCGAACGGGCGCAGCCACTCCGGCACGCGTGGGTCGTCGACGTCGGCCCAGGCGCCTGCGTCAGAGAGGGGGGCCGGCACGGTCGTCCAGCGGAAGACCCCGTGGTAGACGACGTGACCCGGCCGGCCGAGCAGGTCGGGCAGCGTCCGGCGCACGTCGTCCAGGCTGGTGAGGCGGCCGTCGGCGAGCGCCGCGGCCGTCGGTTCGGCGAACTGCGGAGGGACGCCCACGACCGCCCGCCCCTGCGGGTCCTGCACGCCGGTGACCGGGTGCGGCCGGCCGTCCCAGCCGGGCGCGCCGTTACGCGGGTTGCCGACGATCGTGAGGGGGCCGGTCGGCGGCCACTGGCCGATCCAGTCGGCCAGGTGCTCCGCCAGCCGCTGCGGCACCTCACCCCCAACCCCGGCCCGAAGGGTCCCTTCTGTGTACATGGCCGCAGTGTCCCTCCCTTGACGCCCGGGCGACGACAGGCGTGCCGTCGTCCATGAAGGTGCGGTTTGTGCGACCAGGCGCACAGAAGGGACCCTTCAAGCAACTAGCCTGGCGCGGTGGCGGGTGAGCAGGGGACTCCGGAAACGCGGACGCGGCTGTACCGGCGCGGGACGCTGGTTGGGGAGGACTTCCCGGTCGAGCAGATCAGCGAGTACCTCGCCGAGCCGGACACGGTGGTGTGGGTCGACCTGTGCGCGCCGGGCGATGCCATCGTCACCCTGGTGGCCGACGAGCTCGACCTGCACGACCTGGCCGTGGCCGACGCGGTGTCCACCCTGCAGCGGCCCAAGCTGGACCGCTACGCCAACCACGACTTTCTCAACGTCTACGCGGTGCGGCTGGATCGGGTGACCGGGCGGCTGGCGCTGTCCGAGCTGTCGGCGTTCATCACCCCCCGCGCACTGGTCACCGTGCGCAAGGACCCGTCGTTCGACATGGAGGGCGTGGTCGAGCACTGGGACCAGTCCCCGGACTTGGCCGTCCATGGCGTCGGGTACCTGCTGCACGGTCTGCTGGACCACGTCGTCGACGGCCACTTCGAGGCCGTGCAGAGCCTGGACGAGGAGATCGAGAAGCTCGAGGACCTGCTGTTCGACGATGAGTCGCGCTCCACCGACGTGCAGCGGCGCAGTTTCGAGCTGCGCAAGAGCCTGGTCACCCTGCGCCGGGTGGTGCTGCCGATGCGCGAGGTGGTCAACTCGCTGATGCGGCGCGACCTCAAGGTGATCAGCGAGTCGATGGTCCCGTACTTCCAGGACGTCTACGACCACGTGCTGCGGGCGACCGAGTGGACGGAGTCGCTGCGGGACATGGTCACCACGATCCTGGAGACCAACCTGACCATCCAGGGGAACCGGCTCAACGTCATCACCAAGAAGGTCACCAGCTGGGCGGCGATCATCGCGGTGCCCACGGCGATCACCGGGTTCTACGGGCAGAACCTGCCCTACCCGGGGTTCGCTCACCAGAGCGGCTTCATCGTCTCCAGCCTGGTCATCGTGGGGATGTCCGTCGGCCTGTACGTCACCTTCCGGCGCAAGGACTGGCTGTAGGGACGGCGTCCGCTAGGAGACGGTGCCCTCGAACAGCGCCGAGAGGTCCAGCGACGGCACGTGGCGTTGGCTGGCCAGGGACACATAGGTCCGGGCCAGGGCGTCCTTGCCGGCGCCCAGCACGGTGCTGAGCAGGCCGATCGCCTCGGCCAGCTCCGCCTGAGGCACGACCTGGATGAGGTGTCGCCACATGGCCTCCTCCAGCGCGTTGTAGGCGGTCTGCACCTCACCGATGTCGAAGCCGGCCTCGAACCGCTCGGTGGCCACCTTCTCGGAGTAGCGCACGATGCTGGCCAGCTCGCGGTCGTGGATCCCGGCGACCACGAGCTCGAACAGGCTGGCCAGGCAGCGGCGCGTGGTCTCCTCGCCGAACGCCTCGTAGTGGACCGGGTGCGAGCGCTCGAGCGCCGCGTACGACTCCGACATGACCTGGTCCCGGGCATCCCCCAGGACGACGTCGACATCCATCAGTCCGACCTCCCGCATCAGGTGGCTGCCAGCATGCCACCTCGCGCACGGCGGGCCGGAATGCGGGGCAGGCAACAGTTGCTCTAACCTAAGCAACTTCCAACCTCACAACTGTCGTCGGAGACCCTCTGCCCATGACCGTGACCTCAGCCGAGCACGCCACCGATCGCGGTCGATACGACCAGACTCACCCGCACTACAAGTGGGTCGCGCTGTCCAACACGACGATGGCCATGCTGG is a window encoding:
- a CDS encoding magnesium transporter CorA family protein, with product MAGEQGTPETRTRLYRRGTLVGEDFPVEQISEYLAEPDTVVWVDLCAPGDAIVTLVADELDLHDLAVADAVSTLQRPKLDRYANHDFLNVYAVRLDRVTGRLALSELSAFITPRALVTVRKDPSFDMEGVVEHWDQSPDLAVHGVGYLLHGLLDHVVDGHFEAVQSLDEEIEKLEDLLFDDESRSTDVQRRSFELRKSLVTLRRVVLPMREVVNSLMRRDLKVISESMVPYFQDVYDHVLRATEWTESLRDMVTTILETNLTIQGNRLNVITKKVTSWAAIIAVPTAITGFYGQNLPYPGFAHQSGFIVSSLVIVGMSVGLYVTFRRKDWL
- a CDS encoding GNAT family N-acetyltransferase translates to MYTEGTLRAGVGGEVPQRLAEHLADWIGQWPPTGPLTIVGNPRNGAPGWDGRPHPVTGVQDPQGRAVVGVPPQFAEPTAAALADGRLTSLDDVRRTLPDLLGRPGHVVYHGVFRWTTVPAPLSDAGAWADVDDPRVPEWLRPFGGQVLMALDDDGRYLAGVGIKRHDPAGHELAVVTEPRGRGRGLARRLVAQAARHVLDLGAVPTYLHGPDNLASARVADASGFPDRGWRVLGLSEYPVLDAD